Proteins from a single region of Streptomyces sp. HUAS 15-9:
- a CDS encoding 3-hydroxyacyl-CoA dehydrogenase NAD-binding domain-containing protein, with amino-acid sequence MSTTAELLKGAAELFPDEVVTSAHVRHLDLPFGAGRFALITLDNGFDHTKPTTFGPASLANLNTAIDQVEAEAAAGDIVGVGITGKPFIFAVGADLKGVELLKKHEDALAIGKGGHEVFKRLAGIAVPTFAYYNGAAMGGGVEVGLHCAYRTVSKAIPAFSLPEVFLGLVPGWGGCTILPNLIGADKAVSVIIENSLNQNKQLKGQQVFDLGIADAIFEGADFLEQSLIWTANVLKGDIEVERPVIDRGEGWDQAVAKGRFIADSKVHGAAPAAYRALDIIAAAKNGDLQQGYDAEDKALADLIMGGELRSGIYAFNLVQKRGKRPAGAPDKNLARPVTKVGVVGAGLMASQLALLFLRRLEVPVVLTDIDQERVDKGVGYVHAEIEKLLGKGRINQDKANRLKALVTGVLDKAEGFADADFIIEAVFEEIGVKQTVFAEVEAVAPAHAILATNTSSLSVTEMASKLKNPERVVGFHFFNPVAVLPLLEIVRGEKTDDASLATAFAVAKKLKKTAVLTKDAPAFVVNRILTRFMGEIQNVIDEGTPVEVAEKAIEPLGLPMSPLVLLELVGPAIGLHVSETLNRAFPDRFKVSPNLAAVVKAGKRGFYVYDSGKPELDPEVAALLKQGDVVLTEEQVRDRVLDAVAQEIGLMLDEGVVAEAQDIDLCLITGAGWPFHLGGITPYLDREGVSERVNGKKFLAPGVASVPA; translated from the coding sequence GTGAGCACCACCGCTGAGCTTCTGAAGGGTGCGGCCGAGCTGTTCCCCGACGAGGTCGTGACGTCCGCGCACGTACGCCACCTCGACCTGCCGTTCGGCGCCGGGCGCTTCGCGCTCATCACGCTCGACAACGGCTTCGACCACACCAAGCCGACCACCTTCGGTCCGGCGTCGCTGGCGAACCTCAACACTGCCATCGACCAGGTCGAGGCGGAGGCCGCGGCCGGCGACATCGTCGGTGTCGGCATCACCGGCAAGCCGTTCATCTTCGCGGTCGGCGCCGACCTCAAGGGCGTCGAGCTGCTGAAGAAGCACGAGGACGCGCTGGCCATCGGCAAGGGCGGCCACGAGGTCTTCAAGCGTCTCGCGGGCATCGCGGTCCCGACCTTCGCGTACTACAACGGTGCCGCCATGGGCGGTGGCGTCGAGGTCGGTCTGCACTGCGCCTACCGGACCGTCTCCAAGGCGATCCCGGCGTTCTCGCTCCCCGAGGTCTTCCTGGGTCTGGTCCCGGGCTGGGGCGGCTGCACGATCCTGCCGAACCTGATCGGCGCCGACAAGGCCGTCTCGGTGATCATCGAGAACAGCCTCAACCAGAACAAGCAGCTCAAGGGCCAGCAGGTCTTCGACCTGGGCATCGCCGACGCCATCTTCGAGGGCGCCGACTTCCTGGAGCAGTCGCTGATCTGGACCGCGAACGTCCTCAAGGGCGACATCGAGGTCGAGCGCCCGGTGATCGACCGCGGCGAGGGCTGGGACCAGGCCGTCGCCAAGGGCCGCTTCATCGCGGACTCCAAGGTGCACGGCGCGGCCCCGGCCGCCTACCGTGCCCTCGACATCATCGCGGCCGCCAAGAACGGCGACCTGCAGCAGGGTTACGACGCCGAGGACAAGGCGCTCGCCGACCTGATCATGGGCGGCGAACTGCGCTCCGGCATCTACGCGTTCAACCTGGTGCAGAAGCGCGGCAAGCGCCCGGCCGGTGCCCCGGACAAGAACCTGGCGCGCCCGGTCACCAAGGTCGGCGTGGTCGGCGCGGGCCTGATGGCCAGCCAGCTCGCGCTGCTCTTCCTGCGCCGCCTGGAGGTCCCGGTCGTCCTCACGGACATCGACCAGGAGCGCGTCGACAAGGGTGTGGGCTATGTCCACGCCGAGATCGAGAAGCTGCTCGGCAAGGGCCGTATCAACCAGGACAAGGCCAACCGCCTCAAGGCGCTGGTGACCGGTGTCCTGGACAAGGCCGAGGGCTTCGCGGACGCCGACTTCATCATCGAGGCCGTCTTCGAGGAGATCGGCGTCAAGCAGACGGTGTTCGCGGAGGTCGAGGCGGTCGCCCCGGCGCACGCGATCCTCGCGACCAACACCTCCTCCCTGTCGGTGACGGAGATGGCGTCGAAGCTCAAGAACCCCGAGCGGGTCGTGGGCTTCCACTTCTTCAACCCGGTCGCCGTCCTCCCGCTCCTGGAGATCGTCCGGGGCGAGAAGACCGACGACGCCTCGCTGGCCACCGCCTTCGCGGTCGCCAAGAAGCTGAAGAAGACCGCGGTCCTCACCAAGGACGCCCCGGCGTTCGTGGTGAACCGCATCCTGACCCGCTTCATGGGTGAGATCCAGAACGTCATCGACGAGGGCACCCCGGTCGAGGTCGCCGAGAAGGCCATCGAGCCGCTCGGCCTGCCGATGTCCCCGCTGGTGCTGCTGGAGCTGGTCGGCCCCGCGATCGGTCTGCACGTCTCGGAGACCCTCAACCGGGCCTTCCCGGACCGCTTCAAGGTCTCCCCGAACCTCGCGGCCGTCGTCAAGGCGGGCAAGCGCGGCTTCTACGTCTACGACAGCGGCAAGCCGGAGCTGGACCCCGAGGTCGCGGCGCTGCTCAAGCAGGGCGATGTCGTCCTGACCGAGGAGCAGGTCCGGGACCGCGTCCTCGACGCGGTGGCCCAGGAGATCGGTCTGATGCTCGACGAGGGTGTCGTGGCCGAGGCCCAGGACATCGACCTGTGCCTGATCACCGGCGCCGGCTGGCCCTTCCACCTGGGCGGCATCACGCCGTACCTGGACCGTGAGGGCGTCTCGGAGCGGGTGAACGGCAAGAAGTTCCTGGCTCCGGGCGTGGCGAGCGTCCCGGCGTAA
- a CDS encoding thiolase family protein, translating into MPRTVRDVVFVDGVRTPFGKAGPKGIYHETRADDLVVKAIRELLRRNPGLDPKKIDEVAIAATTQIGDQGLTLGRTAGILAGLPQSVPGYSIDRMCAGALTAVTTTAGSIAFGAYDAVIAGGVEHMGRHPMGEGVDPNPRFVSEKLVDESALFMGMTAENLHDRYPTITKQRADEYAVRSQEKAAKAYADGKIQQDLVPISVRRTNPEAGETGWGLVTADEPMRPGTTLENLQGLKTPFRVHGRVTAGNAAGLNDGATASIIASEDFARENNLPVKMRLVSYAFAGVEPEVMGYGPIPATEKALAQAGLSISDIGLFEINEAFAVQVLAFLEHYGIADDDARVNQYGGAIAYGHPLASSGVRLMTQLARQFEEQPHVRYGLNTMCVGFGMGATVIWENPHFEGDK; encoded by the coding sequence GTGCCTCGTACCGTCAGGGATGTCGTCTTCGTCGACGGCGTCCGCACCCCGTTCGGCAAGGCGGGCCCGAAGGGCATCTACCACGAGACCCGCGCCGACGACCTCGTCGTGAAGGCGATCCGGGAGCTGCTGCGCCGCAACCCCGGCCTCGACCCGAAGAAGATCGACGAGGTCGCCATCGCCGCGACCACGCAGATCGGTGACCAGGGCCTGACCCTCGGCCGCACGGCCGGCATCCTCGCCGGTCTCCCCCAGTCCGTCCCGGGCTACTCGATCGACCGTATGTGCGCCGGCGCCCTGACCGCCGTGACGACCACCGCCGGTTCGATCGCGTTCGGCGCCTACGACGCCGTCATCGCCGGTGGCGTCGAGCACATGGGCCGCCACCCGATGGGCGAGGGCGTGGACCCGAACCCGCGCTTCGTCAGCGAGAAGCTGGTCGACGAGTCCGCCCTGTTCATGGGCATGACCGCCGAGAACCTGCACGACCGCTACCCGACCATCACCAAGCAGCGCGCCGACGAGTACGCCGTGCGCTCGCAGGAGAAGGCCGCCAAGGCGTACGCCGACGGCAAGATCCAGCAGGACCTTGTGCCGATCTCGGTGCGCCGCACCAACCCCGAGGCCGGCGAGACCGGTTGGGGCCTGGTCACGGCCGACGAGCCGATGCGCCCGGGTACGACACTGGAGAACCTGCAGGGCCTCAAGACCCCGTTCCGCGTCCACGGCCGGGTCACCGCCGGTAACGCGGCCGGTCTGAACGACGGCGCCACCGCCTCGATCATCGCGAGCGAGGACTTCGCCCGCGAGAACAACCTGCCGGTCAAGATGCGCCTGGTCTCCTACGCCTTCGCCGGCGTGGAGCCCGAGGTCATGGGCTACGGCCCGATCCCGGCCACGGAGAAGGCCCTCGCCCAGGCGGGGCTGTCCATCTCCGACATCGGTCTCTTCGAGATCAACGAGGCCTTCGCCGTCCAGGTCCTGGCCTTCCTGGAGCACTACGGCATCGCCGACGACGACGCGCGCGTCAACCAGTACGGCGGCGCCATCGCCTACGGCCACCCGCTGGCCTCCTCCGGTGTCCGTCTGATGACGCAGCTGGCCCGCCAGTTCGAGGAGCAGCCGCACGTCCGCTACGGCCTGAACACCATGTGCGTCGGCTTCGGCATGGGCGCGACGGTCATCTGGGAGAACCCGCACTTCGAGGGGGACAAGTGA